A single Parabacteroides timonensis DNA region contains:
- a CDS encoding RNA polymerase sigma-70 factor codes for MLTNLIDEELLVKELTLGSQKAFQVLFMRYYPKIRGFVYGLVKSEQDAEDIAQEVFSKVWGNRDKFADVKNFGAYLFILSKNTTFNFLEAQQIRIERLKEKPFEEETNDSPDEDLIAKDLQLLIDMVVESMPPQRKLIYQLSREIGLSNQEIAEKLQLSKKTVENHLNLALKELRKVLLYLLILYLC; via the coding sequence ATGCTAACAAATCTGATCGACGAGGAACTATTAGTGAAGGAACTGACCCTGGGAAGCCAGAAAGCTTTTCAGGTACTATTCATGCGCTATTATCCCAAGATCCGTGGTTTTGTATACGGTTTGGTTAAATCTGAGCAGGATGCAGAGGATATTGCCCAGGAAGTTTTCTCTAAAGTATGGGGAAACCGGGATAAGTTTGCCGATGTGAAGAACTTTGGCGCTTATCTGTTCATCTTGTCCAAGAATACCACTTTCAATTTTTTGGAAGCTCAACAAATACGTATCGAAAGATTAAAAGAAAAACCATTTGAAGAAGAGACCAATGACTCTCCGGATGAAGATTTAATTGCCAAGGATTTGCAACTTTTGATCGATATGGTGGTAGAAAGCATGCCTCCACAACGTAAATTGATCTATCAGTTGAGCCGTGAGATCGGATTGTCCAACCAGGAGATTGCCGAAAAATTACAATTAAGTAAGAAAACAGTTGAAAATCACCTGAATTTGGCGTTAAAAGAATTGAGAAAAGTTTTATTATATCTATTGATACTTTATTTGTGTTAA
- a CDS encoding FecR family protein: MSYIKKIVDYFFHHDFSEETIRKVHQRLTKGDDRPEVDDALLSVWDTIGFPEMNENHSEQAFSQLSRQLGFSEQKEPVRKSLRPTSFVMKLAAIWLLPLIMLSSSVYFYWQANIVKDAVADVSLIEHFVPAGKREQIILPDSSRVWLNSGSVLIYPSTFIGQTRDVYLSGEGYFEVEKNVEQPFIVKARTLNVEVLGTRFNILAYPEVKQIATTLEEGSVRVCLQDNDKQVYHLVPDEQLVYNIDSGIADIKQVVSADYSDWREGGLFFDNYSFSDIIRILQRTYGVNVHLQTSIYNNNKITVHFNKDESLENIFMLLKELIPGLEYQIDNKDIFLK; the protein is encoded by the coding sequence ATGAGTTATATAAAAAAAATAGTTGATTATTTCTTTCATCATGACTTCTCGGAAGAGACGATAAGGAAAGTACATCAACGGCTGACAAAGGGAGATGATAGGCCGGAGGTAGACGATGCGCTACTGTCGGTCTGGGATACTATTGGGTTTCCGGAGATGAACGAAAATCATTCAGAACAGGCTTTTTCTCAATTAAGCAGACAATTAGGTTTCTCAGAACAAAAGGAACCTGTGCGGAAATCTTTACGGCCGACGTCATTTGTGATGAAACTGGCGGCTATATGGCTCTTACCGTTGATCATGCTTTCTTCTTCCGTTTATTTTTATTGGCAGGCAAATATAGTTAAAGATGCCGTGGCGGATGTTTCGCTGATCGAGCATTTCGTTCCGGCAGGCAAACGTGAGCAGATCATTCTTCCGGACAGTAGTCGGGTTTGGTTGAATTCCGGTAGCGTATTGATTTATCCTTCTACCTTTATAGGACAGACACGTGATGTTTATCTGTCTGGTGAAGGTTATTTCGAGGTAGAGAAAAATGTGGAACAACCATTTATCGTGAAAGCCCGCACACTGAATGTGGAAGTATTGGGTACGCGCTTTAATATTCTTGCTTATCCGGAGGTAAAACAGATTGCCACGACACTTGAAGAAGGCTCCGTACGGGTATGTCTTCAGGATAACGATAAACAAGTATATCATCTGGTGCCCGATGAACAGTTGGTATATAATATCGACTCCGGAATAGCGGATATAAAACAGGTCGTCTCTGCCGATTATTCCGATTGGCGCGAAGGTGGTTTATTCTTTGACAACTACTCTTTTTCGGATATCATCCGTATTTTGCAACGTACATACGGAGTAAATGTGCATTTGCAAACATCTATTTATAATAATAATAAAATAACGGTACATTTTAATAAGGATGAATCGTTGGAAAATATATTCATGCTTTTGAAGGAGTTAATTCCCGGACTTGAATATCAGATTGACAATAAAGATATCTTCCTGAAATAG
- a CDS encoding TonB-dependent receptor encodes MKNKHKSRRIGTYCLCFLIAGCLQINAQKVSFNEGTVSLKEAFQKIEASSKYKIAYNGTQLDVSKRVQLNQKNVEVLDVLKQILADTGYTYSIKGDYVVISAPAKNAVDQKEKTVKGVIIDETGLPVIGANVVVSGTTSGTVTDFDGNFTLQVPENGTLEISYIGFLTQQISLKGKNDFRITLKEDSQKLDEVVVVGYGTRSRKSITGSVDQVNSEIFENRPVTNATQALQGASANLVIQSKNMNPNDNSMNINIRGVSTMGNNDPLIVIDGLISSSSTLNNLNPNDIENVSILKDAGSAAIYGSRSANGVILVTTKKGSKGGKPQVTFNGQVGMQDPRILFSPVEGWQNAMLRNQANVNVGNAPQFTPTAIRDLYDHRDEEEWLYDQIILTGLQQNYNINVSGGSENTTYMVSASYFNQESNFKGNFGMERYNFRTNLSTEYGRFKLTSLMAYNRRKDRTVAGGTGNAIINSSRVPSYYYYKFMEGDKYLVNDIVGDDNPLALLQDGGYEKKDEDNFIGSMNLDFKIMEGLKATGLIGLDLTQHHRYRRDKKVPLYSSADLTNPVLYMHSNTMTEDYNEKRYTLSSQFLLNYDRTFKEAHHVTALFGASNESYTKQASRIAWEYTDEDLGLPTTDDSVQNKENKNSNNDTDQTSITSVFGRVGYSYMDKYYGDVSFRYDGSSKFAKDQRWGFFPSFSAGWRLSEEAFMDTYKSNIGDLKLRASYGVLGNQNVDNYSYQTVYLIENNQFVFNNTSIAGTKITDGNALLTWEKSANFNIGVDATFLNGNLYVSADYFNKKTTNILLTPEVSTIYGGTTAKENAGEMKNQGWELTVNYKLNHGDFHHNFNFNISDSKNKVTDFGGQERIDGLDELYKLIREGESLGSYYGYKTDGLFQSYEEIANSALPVGSSVQPGDVKYVDQNGDKVINEKDRVVLGNAFPRYTFGFTYSLAWKGFDLNLMLQGVGKRSQFLRGELMEPFHSNYSYCIYEHQLDFWTPTNPDARWPRLTAPGSASATNNWSLAGDNHILNAAYLRVKNIQVGYTLPKSLTQKFGVQKLRVSVNTENPLTFCKNSFIDPESSEFGSDMGGIGGIGGNSGRNYPTLTYYGFGLDIEF; translated from the coding sequence ATGAAGAATAAACACAAATCCAGACGAATTGGAACCTATTGTCTGTGTTTCCTGATCGCAGGTTGTCTGCAGATCAATGCACAAAAGGTCTCCTTTAATGAAGGAACAGTTTCGCTAAAGGAAGCGTTCCAGAAGATCGAAGCTTCATCCAAGTACAAAATTGCTTATAATGGTACGCAGTTGGATGTCAGCAAAAGGGTACAACTGAATCAAAAGAACGTAGAAGTATTGGATGTATTAAAGCAGATCTTGGCTGATACAGGTTATACTTATTCGATTAAAGGAGATTATGTTGTCATTTCCGCACCTGCTAAAAATGCAGTCGATCAGAAAGAAAAAACCGTAAAAGGTGTTATTATCGATGAAACGGGCCTGCCTGTTATCGGTGCCAATGTAGTTGTTTCAGGAACTACAAGCGGAACCGTGACCGACTTTGACGGAAACTTTACCTTGCAAGTTCCTGAAAACGGAACACTGGAAATCTCTTATATAGGTTTCCTGACACAGCAAATCTCTTTAAAAGGAAAGAACGATTTCCGCATTACCCTGAAAGAAGATAGCCAGAAGCTGGACGAAGTGGTGGTTGTCGGTTATGGAACCCGTTCACGTAAAAGTATCACCGGTTCGGTAGACCAGGTGAACAGTGAGATTTTTGAAAATCGTCCTGTAACCAATGCTACTCAGGCATTGCAGGGAGCGTCAGCCAACCTGGTTATTCAGAGCAAGAACATGAATCCGAATGACAACAGTATGAATATCAACATACGTGGTGTCAGTACAATGGGTAATAACGATCCGTTGATCGTTATCGACGGTTTGATCTCCAGCTCTTCTACACTGAATAATCTGAATCCGAACGATATCGAGAATGTCTCTATTCTGAAAGATGCCGGTAGTGCGGCTATCTACGGTTCACGTTCAGCGAATGGCGTTATCCTTGTCACAACCAAGAAAGGATCTAAGGGAGGTAAACCTCAAGTCACATTTAACGGACAGGTCGGTATGCAGGACCCGCGTATTTTGTTCTCTCCGGTAGAAGGTTGGCAGAATGCTATGTTGAGAAACCAGGCAAATGTGAATGTTGGGAATGCCCCTCAATTCACTCCGACCGCTATTCGCGACTTATATGACCACCGCGACGAAGAAGAATGGCTGTATGATCAGATCATCCTGACAGGCCTTCAGCAGAACTACAACATTAATGTATCGGGCGGTAGCGAGAATACAACTTATATGGTATCGGCCAGTTACTTTAATCAGGAAAGTAACTTCAAGGGTAATTTCGGCATGGAACGTTATAACTTCCGTACGAACTTAAGTACGGAATACGGACGCTTCAAACTTACTTCACTGATGGCATACAACCGCCGTAAGGACCGCACCGTAGCCGGCGGTACTGGTAATGCGATCATCAACTCTTCCCGTGTACCTTCTTATTACTATTATAAATTCATGGAAGGCGACAAATATCTGGTAAACGATATTGTAGGTGATGACAACCCGCTGGCATTGTTGCAGGATGGCGGTTATGAAAAGAAAGACGAGGATAACTTCATCGGTAGTATGAATCTCGACTTCAAGATTATGGAAGGATTAAAAGCCACCGGTTTGATCGGTTTGGACCTCACGCAACATCATCGTTACCGCCGTGATAAGAAAGTGCCTTTATATTCGTCTGCCGATCTGACAAATCCGGTATTGTATATGCATTCTAATACAATGACGGAAGACTATAATGAAAAACGGTATACGCTCAGTTCTCAGTTCCTGTTGAATTATGACCGTACATTTAAGGAAGCTCACCATGTAACAGCCTTGTTCGGTGCTTCTAACGAATCATATACGAAGCAGGCCAGCCGTATCGCCTGGGAATATACGGACGAAGATCTGGGTTTACCGACAACAGACGACTCCGTACAGAATAAAGAAAATAAGAACTCGAATAATGATACAGACCAAACGAGTATCACATCCGTATTCGGCCGTGTAGGTTATAGCTATATGGATAAATACTACGGAGATGTCTCTTTCCGTTATGACGGTTCTTCCAAGTTCGCTAAAGATCAGCGTTGGGGGTTCTTCCCTTCATTCTCTGCCGGCTGGCGTTTGTCGGAAGAAGCTTTTATGGATACTTATAAGAGCAATATCGGCGATTTGAAACTGCGTGCTTCTTATGGTGTATTGGGTAACCAGAATGTAGATAATTATTCCTACCAGACAGTTTATTTGATAGAGAACAATCAGTTCGTATTTAATAACACATCGATTGCCGGTACGAAGATTACGGATGGTAACGCCTTATTAACCTGGGAAAAGTCAGCCAACTTTAATATCGGTGTGGATGCTACCTTCCTGAATGGTAATTTGTATGTATCTGCCGATTATTTCAATAAAAAAACGACCAATATCCTGTTGACTCCCGAAGTATCCACCATTTATGGAGGAACTACTGCTAAGGAAAATGCGGGCGAAATGAAAAACCAAGGTTGGGAGTTGACAGTCAACTATAAGCTAAATCATGGTGATTTTCACCATAATTTTAACTTCAATATTTCAGACTCTAAGAATAAGGTCACTGATTTTGGCGGTCAGGAACGTATCGACGGACTCGATGAGTTATACAAGCTGATCCGTGAAGGCGAATCGTTGGGATCTTATTATGGTTATAAAACCGACGGTTTGTTCCAGAGCTATGAAGAAATTGCTAACAGCGCACTGCCTGTTGGTAGTTCCGTTCAGCCGGGAGATGTGAAATATGTCGATCAGAATGGCGATAAGGTTATTAATGAGAAAGACCGTGTCGTATTAGGAAATGCATTTCCTCGTTACACATTCGGTTTTACTTACAGTTTAGCCTGGAAAGGATTTGACTTGAACCTGATGTTGCAGGGTGTTGGAAAACGTTCTCAGTTCCTTCGCGGAGAGTTAATGGAGCCATTCCATAGCAACTATTCATATTGTATTTATGAACATCAATTGGACTTCTGGACGCCGACTAACCCGGACGCCCGCTGGCCGCGCCTGACAGCTCCTGGCTCTGCATCTGCTACTAACAATTGGAGCCTGGCTGGTGATAATCATATATTAAATGCGGCTTATCTGCGTGTAAAGAATATTCAGGTCGGATATACTTTGCCCAAATCGTTGACTCAGAAATTTGGTGTTCAGAAACTGCGTGTCAGTGTGAATACGGAAAACCCGTTGACTTTCTGTAAAAACTCATTTATCGATCCGGAATCTTCTGAATTTGGTAGTGATATGGGAGGTATCGGTGGTATCGGCGGTAATAGCGGTCGTAACTATCCGACGCTTACTTATTATGGGTTCGGTTTAGATATAGAATTTTAA
- a CDS encoding RagB/SusD family nutrient uptake outer membrane protein, with amino-acid sequence MKMNFLKYSTGIACLVLATFTSCNDLDLAPTNKFTDLNYWTSEAKASAVLSKAYGQMMTSEYFFKDEKLSDNLYEGRGSSDEKLITSGQANAALGRFSEDWKKCYEGIKTCHTFLENVDRVPNMDETLKNRMKSEARFIRAYLFFRLTNHYGDVPLFDYGLSIEEANTIARSPRSEVLDFVRTELNDIVKMLPTKQQYTAADNGRITQGAAMTLLARTYLYESDWENVASVCEKIINGEYGEYTLFPSYEGLFLPENEYNSEVILDMGYLLNLRTWAEMYDAIPLSVGGRINAFAPTQELVDDYLMKNGKAINEAGSGYKEDDPYINRDPRFKATIVYHGYQWTDGKGVTSTIYIKPGSSADAGVANLDEYAGPGQNSTGTGYYIRKYFDPTAPEGMAAGLNIMLMRYADVLLMYAEAKTELGQMNEAVWNKTIKPLRERAGFTDASALNYPASGNMQSIVRRERRCELAIEGLRIYDIRRWKTIETVLNGRPHGAKFAADNTQYIELDARKFSKDRDYLFAIPQSQRDINKNLTQNPGY; translated from the coding sequence ATGAAAATGAATTTCTTAAAATATAGTACAGGTATTGCTTGTTTGGTACTTGCAACCTTTACATCATGTAATGATCTGGATTTGGCTCCAACCAATAAATTTACAGACTTGAACTATTGGACCTCCGAAGCAAAAGCCTCTGCCGTGTTGAGCAAGGCTTATGGACAAATGATGACGTCCGAATATTTCTTCAAAGATGAAAAGCTATCCGACAACTTATATGAAGGTCGTGGCAGCTCGGATGAAAAACTGATTACTTCGGGTCAGGCCAATGCCGCATTAGGTCGTTTCTCGGAAGACTGGAAAAAATGTTATGAAGGCATTAAAACCTGCCATACTTTCCTTGAAAATGTAGATCGCGTTCCGAATATGGATGAGACATTGAAGAACAGGATGAAATCAGAAGCCCGCTTTATCCGTGCTTACCTGTTCTTCCGTTTGACCAACCATTACGGTGATGTTCCTTTGTTCGATTATGGATTGTCAATTGAAGAGGCGAACACAATAGCCCGTTCACCGAGAAGCGAAGTGCTCGATTTTGTTCGTACGGAACTGAACGATATTGTAAAGATGTTGCCAACCAAACAGCAATATACAGCAGCCGATAATGGCCGTATAACCCAGGGAGCTGCCATGACGTTATTGGCTCGTACCTATCTGTATGAAAGCGACTGGGAGAATGTAGCCTCTGTTTGTGAGAAAATTATCAACGGAGAATACGGCGAATATACTTTGTTCCCCAGCTATGAAGGACTATTCCTGCCGGAAAATGAATACAACAGTGAAGTGATCCTGGATATGGGATATTTGCTGAACCTGAGAACATGGGCTGAAATGTACGATGCAATCCCGCTTTCCGTAGGCGGACGTATCAATGCATTTGCACCTACCCAGGAGCTGGTGGACGATTACCTGATGAAGAACGGTAAAGCGATCAATGAAGCCGGTTCAGGCTATAAGGAAGATGATCCTTATATAAACAGAGACCCTCGTTTTAAAGCTACAATCGTTTATCATGGTTATCAGTGGACAGACGGTAAAGGCGTAACCTCTACTATCTACATCAAACCGGGTTCTTCTGCGGATGCAGGTGTCGCTAACCTGGATGAATATGCAGGCCCCGGCCAGAACTCGACAGGAACCGGATACTATATCCGCAAATATTTCGACCCGACCGCTCCGGAAGGAATGGCAGCAGGCCTGAATATTATGCTGATGCGTTATGCAGATGTTTTATTGATGTATGCTGAGGCTAAAACAGAGTTAGGCCAGATGAACGAAGCTGTCTGGAACAAGACGATCAAACCTCTTCGTGAACGTGCCGGATTTACCGATGCATCTGCCCTGAATTATCCAGCTTCAGGTAATATGCAGTCGATCGTTCGCCGTGAACGTCGTTGCGAACTTGCCATCGAAGGCTTGCGGATATATGATATCCGTCGTTGGAAAACCATCGAAACCGTATTGAACGGCCGTCCTCATGGGGCTAAATTCGCAGCTGATAACACACAGTATATCGAGCTGGATGCCCGTAAGTTCAGTAAAGACAGAGATTACTTGTTCGCTATTCCGCAGTCGCAACGGGATATTAACAAGAACCTGACTCAGAATCCGGGATATTAA
- a CDS encoding SusE domain-containing protein, with protein MKAISITYATLFSFILAFTACSSDGEVRDLGVTAVKTLYEPDNGKAVVLQPSASASLYFEWEPSLAEDGGVVLYEVVFDKADGDFSDPVYISTADNNGGSNHATITHKQLNQIAALAGIESAAQGTLKWTVYASKGINPIRAEEERTLTLTRLAGFAEVPSQLYITGEATEVGADLDKAMVMKKVADGEFEVFIKLTEGKSFKFVSANTGTPTEYSLNGEKLVEGGSITAAKTGIYKYYIDFNAGSFTSKEVTKVKWFLNWSQKEIELDYQGLGVWALNGYTVTGLTGSDNTDDRYKFRMESSDGETEWRAAINNDSKPTGNDEYYYMAEKTNVEQWTNNEVWKTPATDGWSDKTYDITFSLNTQGEYTHNLVIK; from the coding sequence ATGAAAGCAATATCTATAACATATGCGACGCTTTTTTCTTTCATCCTGGCTTTTACTGCCTGTAGCAGTGATGGTGAAGTGAGAGATCTGGGCGTGACCGCAGTAAAAACATTATACGAACCGGATAATGGTAAGGCAGTTGTTCTGCAACCATCAGCATCCGCTTCTTTATATTTCGAATGGGAACCCTCTTTAGCTGAAGACGGTGGAGTCGTGTTGTATGAAGTAGTATTCGATAAGGCAGACGGCGATTTCTCGGACCCTGTTTATATTTCTACGGCAGACAATAATGGTGGTAGTAACCATGCTACAATTACGCATAAACAATTAAACCAGATCGCCGCTTTGGCCGGTATCGAGTCTGCTGCCCAGGGAACATTGAAATGGACGGTATATGCCTCTAAAGGTATTAATCCCATAAGGGCAGAAGAGGAACGTACGCTGACCCTTACCCGCCTGGCTGGATTTGCCGAAGTGCCGAGTCAGTTGTATATCACCGGTGAAGCTACGGAAGTGGGAGCCGATCTGGATAAAGCTATGGTTATGAAGAAGGTTGCCGACGGTGAATTCGAAGTATTCATTAAACTTACAGAAGGCAAATCATTCAAGTTCGTCAGTGCCAATACAGGTACTCCGACCGAATATTCATTGAATGGTGAGAAATTGGTTGAAGGCGGTAGCATTACGGCTGCTAAGACAGGTATTTATAAATACTACATCGATTTCAATGCCGGTTCGTTTACTTCCAAAGAAGTAACCAAAGTAAAATGGTTCCTGAACTGGTCGCAGAAAGAGATCGAACTCGATTACCAGGGGCTTGGGGTCTGGGCTTTGAACGGTTACACGGTTACTGGTTTGACGGGCAGTGATAATACAGACGACCGGTATAAGTTCAGAATGGAAAGTTCCGACGGAGAAACCGAATGGAGAGCTGCCATCAATAACGACAGCAAGCCGACCGGAAACGATGAGTATTATTATATGGCGGAAAAGACGAATGTAGAACAGTGGACAAACAATGAAGTTTGGAAAACCCCGGCTACCGATGGTTGGAGCGATAAAACATACGATATTACATTCTCTTTGAATACGCAAGGTGAATATACTCATAATTTAGTAATCAAATAA
- a CDS encoding SusE domain-containing protein: protein MKAILKKLMLVSSVALVFMGCNDNMGDTDGRLASVNTLLEPADGKSVVLEASASASVYFEWKAASVEEAGTALYQIAFDKEDGDFSKPVYVVSANNNGYNNFATVTHKLLNQIAGKVGIKPADTGTFKWTVFSTKGMQSMKSSVENKITVTRLAGFEDVPIDVYVTGEASEGGADLAKAHKMKAVAGGEFEVYTKLAAGKSFNFTDGKSGTTRVFYTADGVIKENGTTTVPKDGVYRITLDFNTGACTYTLVNKIGFYFCPNDEILFELPYVGYGVFQAKATVNFKEESWGKDERYKFRMFIQENNGADAEKEVDWGTLNQTDSRPTASSPETYYYLQMFNETSQWENKWKLMGDFDGVPATYTIYLTADQPYTHTIVK from the coding sequence ATGAAAGCGATATTAAAAAAACTGATGCTTGTTAGCTCTGTTGCGCTGGTATTCATGGGATGTAATGATAATATGGGAGACACTGACGGTCGTCTGGCAAGTGTGAATACATTGCTCGAACCTGCGGATGGCAAATCGGTTGTATTGGAAGCTTCTGCATCGGCAAGTGTCTATTTTGAATGGAAAGCAGCCAGTGTGGAAGAAGCCGGCACGGCTCTTTATCAGATTGCTTTTGATAAAGAGGACGGTGACTTTTCAAAACCTGTTTATGTGGTGTCTGCTAATAACAACGGGTACAATAATTTTGCAACCGTTACTCATAAACTGTTGAACCAGATTGCCGGTAAAGTAGGTATTAAACCTGCCGATACAGGTACTTTCAAATGGACTGTATTCTCTACCAAGGGAATGCAAAGCATGAAATCGAGTGTGGAAAACAAGATCACAGTTACCCGCCTGGCCGGATTTGAAGATGTTCCTATTGATGTATATGTAACCGGTGAGGCTTCCGAAGGCGGTGCCGACCTGGCAAAGGCACATAAAATGAAAGCGGTAGCAGGTGGTGAATTTGAAGTATATACAAAGTTGGCAGCCGGTAAATCATTCAACTTTACTGACGGCAAATCAGGAACGACAAGAGTATTCTATACAGCCGACGGCGTCATTAAGGAAAATGGAACGACAACAGTACCTAAGGACGGTGTCTACCGGATTACATTAGACTTTAACACCGGTGCTTGTACCTATACATTGGTAAATAAGATCGGTTTCTATTTCTGTCCGAATGATGAAATTCTGTTTGAACTGCCCTACGTCGGTTATGGTGTATTCCAGGCAAAGGCAACCGTGAACTTTAAGGAAGAAAGTTGGGGTAAAGACGAACGTTATAAGTTCAGAATGTTTATCCAGGAAAACAATGGTGCCGATGCAGAGAAAGAGGTCGACTGGGGAACATTGAACCAGACCGATTCACGTCCGACGGCATCCAGCCCGGAAACGTATTACTACCTGCAAATGTTTAACGAGACTTCTCAGTGGGAAAATAAATGGAAGCTGATGGGAGACTTTGATGGTGTTCCGGCAACTTATACTATTTATCTGACGGCTGATCAGCCTTATACACATACGATAGTTAAATAA
- a CDS encoding glycoside hydrolase family 76 protein: MKNILLFLFFPLLFWACGDDDNNPVNPDGSEGIDWYAAADSSTTALVNSFWNTGGKYFNYDSNGNETFHYWPQAHALDVLVDASLRTGDTKYKTYFDQWFEGVKVKNGNTFRNDFYDDMEWNALAILRAYQVTKDQKYKEAALQIWEYIKVGWNTNAGGGITWVKGQEYSKNACSNGPACILAARLFQEFGNEADKEWALKIYNWEKSTLFNSNNGMVYDNINSNTGETQKNWIFTYNEGTFIGSAVELYKILGEKSYLNDAVLAADYTISTLVNNSLLKDEGNGDGGLFKGIFIRYFTELIQQDRLDVGAKRRYTQFLNVNAEALWTRGTNKSNVLFGTYWGTAPGASTGLTEQLSGCMLIEAAALLEDLDLL; the protein is encoded by the coding sequence ATGAAGAATATTCTCCTTTTCTTATTTTTCCCCCTTTTGTTTTGGGCATGTGGCGACGATGACAATAATCCGGTGAATCCGGATGGAAGTGAAGGCATCGACTGGTATGCCGCTGCCGATAGCAGTACCACAGCATTGGTCAACTCTTTCTGGAATACCGGAGGGAAGTATTTTAATTATGACAGTAACGGGAATGAGACTTTCCATTACTGGCCTCAGGCCCATGCATTGGATGTGTTGGTAGATGCCAGCCTGCGTACTGGGGATACGAAGTACAAGACCTATTTCGATCAATGGTTTGAAGGTGTAAAGGTAAAGAACGGTAACACTTTCAGGAATGACTTTTATGATGACATGGAGTGGAATGCACTGGCTATCCTTCGTGCCTATCAGGTCACTAAAGACCAGAAGTACAAAGAAGCAGCCTTGCAGATCTGGGAGTATATCAAAGTAGGCTGGAATACAAATGCCGGCGGAGGCATAACCTGGGTGAAAGGGCAGGAGTACAGTAAAAACGCCTGTTCGAACGGCCCGGCCTGTATCCTGGCAGCCCGGCTGTTTCAGGAATTCGGAAATGAAGCCGACAAGGAGTGGGCACTCAAGATCTATAACTGGGAGAAAAGTACCTTGTTCAACAGCAATAACGGAATGGTGTATGATAATATAAACAGCAATACCGGAGAGACACAGAAAAATTGGATATTTACCTATAACGAAGGTACATTTATTGGTTCGGCTGTAGAATTATATAAGATATTGGGAGAGAAGAGCTATCTGAACGATGCCGTCTTAGCAGCCGATTATACAATCAGTACATTAGTAAATAATTCTCTTCTGAAAGACGAAGGAAATGGAGACGGAGGATTGTTTAAAGGAATTTTTATTCGTTATTTTACGGAGTTGATCCAACAGGATCGTCTGGATGTTGGGGCTAAACGGCGTTATACGCAATTTCTGAACGTAAATGCAGAAGCGCTTTGGACGCGGGGGACAAATAAATCGAATGTTTTATTCGGCACCTATTGGGGGACGGCCCCAGGAGCGTCTACCGGGTTGACCGAGCAGTTAAGCGGTTGTATGCTGATCGAAGCAGCAGCATTATTAGAAGATTTGGATCTGTTATAA